The following are encoded in a window of Oncorhynchus mykiss isolate Arlee chromosome 11, USDA_OmykA_1.1, whole genome shotgun sequence genomic DNA:
- the LOC110535598 gene encoding 5-hydroxytryptamine receptor 5A-like produces MTEPNMSLVTINISGAGSDNLGYGAGNFYRPFSVFSVLTLTLLAMLVVATFVWNLLVLLTILRVRTFHRVPHNLVASMAISDVMVAALVMPLSLVHELNGRLWKLGRVLCQVWISFDVLCCTASIWNVTAIALDRYWSITRHLEYTLKTRKRISNVMIVLTWLLSSVISLSPLFGWGETYSEEGMECQVSQAPSYTIFSTFGAFYLPLCVVLFVYWKIYKAAKFRIGSRKTNTITPMAEVIEVKEASGQPQMVFTVRHATVTFQMDGDTWREQKEKKAALMVGILIGVFVLCWIPFFLTELIIPLCHCDIPPIWKSIFLWLGYSNSFFNPLIYTAFNKNYNNALKNLFSRQH; encoded by the exons ATGACTGAGCCCAACATGAGCCTAGTGACCATCAACATCAGCGGGGCCGGGAGCGACAACCTGGGGTATGGAGCAGGGAACTTCTACCGTCCGTTTTCGGTGTTCAGCGTGCTAACCCTCACCCTGCTAGCCATGCTGGTGGTGGCCACCTTTGTTTGGAACCTCCTGGTTCTCCTCACCATCCTGAGGGTGCGGACCTTCCACCGTGTGCCCCACAACCTGGTGGCTTCCATGGCCATTTCAGACGTGATGGTGGCTGCCCTGGTCATGCCACTGAGCCTGGTACACGAGCTTAATGGGCGGCTGTGGAAACTGGGCCGCGTGCTCTGCCAAGTGTGGATCTCCTTCGACGTGCTCTGCTGCACGGCCAGCATCTGGAACGTGACCGCCATCGCCCTGGACCGCTACTGGTCCATCACCAGACACTTGGAATACACGCTCAAGACTCGCAAGAGGATCTCCAATGTGATGATCGTACTCACCTGGCTGCTGTCCTCAGTCATCTCCCTGTCGCCACTGTTCGGCTGGGGGGAGACCTACTCAGAGGAGGGCATGGAGTGCCAGGTGAGCCAGGCACCCTCCTACACCATCTTCTCCACCTTCGGAGCGTTCTACCTGCCGCTGTGCGTGGTGCTCTTCGTCTACTGGAAGATCTACAAGGCGGCCAAGTTCCGCATCGGCTCGCGCAAGACCAACACCATCACGCCTATGGCTGAGGTGATTGAG GTGAAGGAGGCATCGGGGCAGCCCCAGATGGTGTTCACTGTGCGCCACGCTACGGTGACCTTTCAGATGGACGGCGACACGTGGCGCGAGCAGAAGGAGAAGAAGGCGGCGCTGATGGTGGGCATACTGATCGGCGTCTTCGTCCTCTGCTGGATCCCCTTCTTCCTCACAGAGCTCATCATCCCACTGTGCCACTGCGACATTCCACCCATCTGGAAGAGCATCTTCCTGTGGCTGGGCTACTCCAACTCCTTCTTCAACCCATTAATATACACAGCCTTCAACAAGAACTACAACAACGCCCTGAAGAACCTGTTCTCCCGCCAACActaa